One Hyla sarda isolate aHylSar1 chromosome 11, aHylSar1.hap1, whole genome shotgun sequence genomic window carries:
- the LOC130295914 gene encoding SH2 domain-containing adapter protein F-like yields the protein MAAHLREHGSPPKDLVDSSRVRKANFVELQRQTWFHGALSCIDAEKRLHKSDPGSFLVRTEAESMIFLSVRGRGSILHVKVIVLPDGRYMLGDSGPSFPCIIDLVQHYIQSPLLFPGEGQVCLQHPVPAMIH from the exons ATGGCTGCTCACCTGAGAGAACATGGGTCTCCTCCGAAAGACCTTGTAGATTCATCAAGGGTgcggaaagcaaattttgtagAGTTACAAAGACAAAC GTGGTTTCACGGAGCTCTGAGCTGTATCGATGCTGAGAAACGCTTACACAAAAGTGACCCTGGGAGCTTCCTAGTACGTACAGAAGCTGAGAGTATGATCTTCCTGTCAGTTAG AGGACGCGGCAGCATATTGCATGTGAAGGTAATAGTCCTGCCTGATGGTCGGTACATGCTCGGTGACAGCGGCCCATCTTTTCCGTGCATCATCGATCTGGTCCAGCATTATATCCAGTCTCCgctgctcttcccaggggagggaCAAGTGTGTCTTCAGCATCCAGTGCCAGCCATGATACATTAA